Proteins encoded within one genomic window of Humulus lupulus chromosome 1, drHumLupu1.1, whole genome shotgun sequence:
- the LOC133809673 gene encoding uridine kinase-like protein 3, which yields MIIQQLHDQRVVLVNQDSFYHNLTPKEHARVHEYNFDHPDAFDNEKLLASMDKLRNGQAVDIPKYDFKSYKNNVFPPRRVNPSDVIILEGILIFHDPRVRELMNMRIFVDTDADVRLARRIKRDTVEKNRDIGTVLDQYSKFVKPAFDDFILPTKKYADIIIPRGGDNHVAIDLIVQHIRTKLGQNDLCKIYPNLYVIHSTFQIRGMHTLIRDSQTTKHDFVFYADRLIRLVIVEHGLGHLPFTEKQVVTPTESVYTGVDFCKRLCGVSIIRSGESMENALRACYKGIKIGKVLIHREGDNGQQVSIPSMIVFHFLINVLRHKKGKYGVGFICNGGGGASSLVLELM from the exons ATGATTATACAGCAGCTTCATGACCAGCGTGTTGTTCTTGTTAACCAG GATTCTTTTTACCATAATTTGACACCAAAAGAACATGCAAGAGTACATGAATACAATTTTGATCATCCTG ATGCATTTGATAATGAGAAACTTTTAGCTTCTATGGATAAGTTGAGGAATGGGCAAGCAGTAGATATTCCAAAGTATGACTTCAAGAGTTACAAAAACAATGTCTTCCCGCCTAGAAGG GTAAACCCTTCAGATGTGATAATTTTGGAAGGCATTCTCATTTTTCATGATCCCCGTGTTCGAGAGTTGATGAATATGAGGATATTTGTCGATACAg ATGCTGATGTTCGTTTAGCAAGGAGGATAAAGCGTGACACAGTAGAAAAAAACAGGGATATTGGTACAGTTCTTGATCAG TACTCAAAGTTTGTGAAGCCTGCATTTGATGACTTTATTCTTCCTACAAAAAAATATGCTGACATCATTATTCCTCGCGGAGGAGATAATCACGTGGCTATTGATTTGATTGTACAACATATCCGTACAAAGCTTGGCCAGAATGACTTGTGTAAAATATATCCTAATTTATACGTTATACATTCAACTTTTCAG ATACGGGGCATGCATACCCTCATACGTGATTCACAAACAACGAAGCATGATTTTGTATTTTATGCTGATCGGTTGATTCGTTTGGTGA TCGTTGAGCATGGTCTGGGACATCTGCCATTTACAGAAAAACAGGTGGTCACTCCAACTG AGTCCGTGTATACTGGTGTAGATTTCTGTAAGAGATTATGTGGTGTGTCTATAATCAGGAG CGGTGAGAGTATGGAGAATGCTCTGAGAGCATGTTATAAGGGAATCAAGATTGGGAAAGTTCTAATCCACAGAGAAGGAGACAATGGCCAGCAGGTTTCGATTCCCTCTATGATTGTCTTTCATTTTTTAATCAAC GTATTGAGACATAAAAAGGGAAAGTACGGGGTTGGTTTCATATGCAACGGTGGCGGGGGAGCTTCTTCACTTGTTCTTGAGCTCATGTAA